The genomic segment CCGAAAAAACGCGTGGCGCTCGTCATCGACGGGTTCACGCACCTCGCGCACAGGGCTCGGCCCGGGCGGTGCTTCGAGGCGTTCGGGGTGCCGAGGCCCCCGGGTTCGAACAGGCGATGGCTCTCTCACGGTGCCGAGTGGGGTGCCGAGTGGGGTGCCGAGtgggaggacgacgtcatcCACGCCCATCACCGCAACAAGGCGACGCACCTTCGCGCGAGGTACAGGGCTCGGCGGGGGTTCCGAGGCGAGAACAACGGCGCGCACTCGCCCGGGGCGCACTTCGGCGTCAActacggcgcgcgcgggtgtccGTACGCGCTCGTCGGTAGGGTAGgggcctccgcgtccgccgccggggggggcgcgacgggtcTGATCCAAGCGCTCGCCGAGACGCCCATCGCGAACCTTTTCCAACCGAGGCTCACGCcggacctcctcgacgacgtcgccgacgggttCATCGCGTCCATGCACTTCACGCACGCGCGGGAGATTGCGAGTGGCGGCGGATTTGGGggatccgtcggcgtccaaAGTATCGGCGGTTCGTCATCCGCCGGTTTCAATCGGAGGTTTGATTCAATCACGGAttcccccgccgtcgtcgtcgacaggctcccccgaccccgccacgtcgaccccgacgtGCTCGTGTTCAAGgtgacgggcggcgcggcgtcgcgcgcgatgtcgatcctcgagcgcctcgacgagcgcgacgtgctTCCCCGGCCCGGgttcgacggggacgaccaGTGGGGCTCGGTTCGTTGCCATTTGGTGTTTACGCAcaggacggggcgcgcgttcgtctccgcgccggcgctcgcggcggcgtcgtatGTCGGAAAAGGTGTCGGACAAGGTGTCGGacacgcgccggcgcggggcagCCGAGCGGGCCACTACGGCGTGACGTTCGCCggagcccccgccggcggatGCACGTACCAGGTGCTGCCTCGGAGGTCGCACACGTGGGGCGCGGGTGGTTTCGGCGAGTACGACCCGGGCGATACCGTCGCGCGTCCGATTCGAGTCGTCCTGTTCGACTGCGTCGTGGCTGTTGGTCACAGCGTTTTGGTGACGgtgccggcgcgggcgctggtggacgcgcacgaggcTGCGGAACGTAGCGTGCGGCACGAGCTGAAAGAGttcctcgcggagaaggagggtaagcggctcgtcgaggaggcaaCGCGTGCTAGGTTAGATCCGTACGAGTAAGAGTAAGAGACGCGCGAGTAgaagcggcgcgcggcgctggagaggttggaacgcgaggaggaacggaaacggcgggaggaggagttcCTGGCGAGGTACCGCGGGAAGTGAgggacggcgatggcgagctgGAGGATGGGCATTAATCACGACTCTCATTAATTCACGGCGcgacactccttgcactgagagcgtacacgaccgtgctcgcagattgagcccccgccgcattccttgcacgtagagcgccgacgaccgtgctcgcagattccagacccaccgcagtCCTTGCACCTGtggcgctcacgaccgtgctcgcagattgaggacccgccgcactccttgcacttacggcgctgacgaccgtgctcgcagattccagacccaccgcactccttgcaccgagagcgtagacgaccgtgctcgcagatttgagacccaccgcactccttgcacagagtgcgtacacgaccgtgctgGCAGATTGACGCACCACCGCAGTCCTTGCACCtgtggcgccgacgaccgtgctcgcagatttgagacccgccgcactccttgcactgagagcgctgacgaccgtgctcgcagattccaccaccaccgcactccttgcacctgtggcgctcacgaccgtgctcgcagattgagcccccaccgcactccttgcacttacGGCGCtcacggccgtgctcgcagatttgagacccgccgcactccttgcatgtagagcgtatacgaccgtgctcgcagatttgagacccaccgcactccttgcagtaacagcgctgacgaccgtgcggacaagcgctgcacaccttgcagTTCGACCGgtacttcaccccgtgctcgcatggccccttcGTGGGAGGGCCCC from the Micromonas commoda chromosome 15, complete sequence genome contains:
- a CDS encoding predicted protein, which codes for MSILERLDERDVLPRPGFDGDDQWGSVRCHLVFTHRTGRAFVSAPALAAASYVGKGVGQGVGHAPARGSRAGHYGVTFAGAPAGGCTYQVLPRRSHTWGAGGFGEYDPGDTVARPIRVVLFDCVVAVGHSVLVTVPARALVDAHEAAERSVRHELKEFLAEKEGKRLVEEATRARLDPYE
- a CDS encoding predicted protein — protein: MPAIWRPNVSGPLPDVDVEVGVKKVDASSKGAKRKRGPPTKGPCEHGVKYRSNCKVCSACPHGRQRCYCKECGGSQICEHGRIRSTCKECGGSQICEHGRERRKCKECGGGSICEHGRERHRCKECGGGGICEHGRQRSQCKECGGSQICEHGRRRHRCKDCGGASICQHGRVRTLCKECGGSQICEHGRLRSRCKECGGSGICEHGRQRRKCKECGGSSICEHGRERHRCKDCGGSGICEHGRRRSTCKECGGGSICEHGRVRSQCKECRAVN